One Thermicanus aegyptius DSM 12793 DNA segment encodes these proteins:
- a CDS encoding gamma-glutamylcyclotransferase family protein: MRRKIYAAYGSNLHIHQMRRRCPDAYVIGQGYIDDYELEFRDFATIKPSPGQKVPVVLWSISQKDEVALDRYEGVASGLYRKETLEVIKELGKKGSSQQFKKVAAMVYIMNVDESRPIAPPSPFYYEVIREGYMHHGIHPRPLAVAAILSGAKFIDEANPST; the protein is encoded by the coding sequence ATGAGAAGGAAGATCTATGCAGCTTACGGTTCGAATTTACATATCCATCAAATGAGGCGGAGATGTCCCGATGCTTACGTTATCGGACAAGGTTACATTGATGATTATGAGTTGGAATTTCGAGACTTTGCCACCATTAAACCTAGCCCAGGTCAAAAAGTTCCGGTAGTTTTATGGAGTATCTCCCAAAAGGACGAAGTAGCATTGGATCGCTATGAAGGGGTTGCCAGCGGTTTATATCGGAAAGAGACGCTTGAGGTGATTAAGGAACTTGGAAAGAAAGGGTCAAGTCAACAGTTTAAGAAAGTAGCGGCGATGGTTTATATCATGAATGTTGATGAATCGAGACCCATCGCACCACCGAGTCCATTTTACTACGAGGTCATCCGAGAAGGTTACATGCATCACGGAATACATCCTCGTCCACTTGCAGTTGCAGCGATCTTGTCGGGAGCTAAATTCATCGATGAAGCAAATCCTAGTACCTAG
- a CDS encoding amidoligase family protein, whose product MPVDLSSLTFGLEIEFTRIQRYFAARVIADFFDTSPISRMMWGYEVYDIQDRSGRIWKIIRDASIEPERTSGGEIVIADDNYQCELVSPILNYSDLPMVQELIRQLRTAGARVNRSCGLHVHIGAEMFTPNQLRILCNIVYAKQDLLIKALQVRSERQRYCQKLSEDFIRRLNKKKPKTMNHLSDCWYHGVSGSRSDRYNQSRYKVLNLHQLLSGRLKTVEFRLFNSTLHAGKVKSYIQLSLLIVNQALNQRKATSRVTVSGYGNDKYTMRVWLLRMGAISDEFKTMRLHLLKFLQGDSAWRDPLRRAELEDPELEASLT is encoded by the coding sequence GTGCCAGTTGATCTCTCGAGTCTTACGTTTGGCTTGGAGATCGAGTTCACTCGTATCCAAAGATATTTTGCCGCTAGAGTTATCGCGGACTTTTTTGACACCAGTCCGATCTCTCGAATGATGTGGGGATATGAGGTCTATGATATTCAAGATCGGTCAGGACGAATATGGAAAATCATTCGTGATGCTTCAATTGAACCCGAGAGAACGAGCGGAGGTGAAATTGTTATCGCTGATGACAACTATCAATGTGAGCTAGTTTCACCCATATTGAATTATTCTGATCTTCCAATGGTTCAAGAGCTTATTCGTCAACTTAGAACAGCTGGAGCCAGAGTAAATCGATCATGTGGATTGCATGTTCATATTGGAGCGGAGATGTTCACACCGAATCAACTTCGAATCTTATGCAATATCGTATACGCTAAGCAAGATTTATTGATCAAAGCCTTACAAGTCAGAAGTGAACGTCAGCGGTATTGCCAGAAACTATCTGAAGATTTCATTCGAAGGCTAAATAAGAAGAAGCCAAAGACGATGAATCATCTCTCCGATTGTTGGTATCACGGGGTTAGCGGAAGCAGATCTGACCGCTATAACCAAAGCCGGTATAAAGTATTGAATTTACACCAATTGTTAAGCGGAAGACTCAAGACCGTAGAATTTAGACTTTTCAACAGTACATTGCATGCCGGTAAAGTCAAGTCCTATATCCAATTGAGTTTGCTTATTGTTAATCAAGCCTTGAATCAAAGAAAGGCTACCAGTCGAGTGACTGTTTCAGGTTATGGGAATGACAAGTATACCATGAGAGTTTGGTTATTGCGGATGGGAGCGATATCGGATGAGTTCAAAACCATGCGGCTCCATCTACTTAAGTTCCTCCAAGGTGATTCGGCTTGGAGAGATCCATTAAGACGTGCGGAATTAGAAGATCCGGAATTAGAGGCGAGTTTAACCTGA